The following are from one region of the Paenibacillus sp. JZ16 genome:
- a CDS encoding DinB family protein: MNTRPDSNEYLPLAEKYVSLVPEGHIAEVLQRQHDETLRSLSDLTEEQANVRYAAGKWSLKQVVGHIADVERLWNYRILYIARGDAREFSGYDREIFVQNSPFSHLPLREALKDYAAVRQSTITLVGSLTEEALLRQGTFNNYPLSARAAAYVIAGHELHHLNILRDKYLT, encoded by the coding sequence ATGAACACAAGGCCTGATTCTAATGAATATTTGCCCCTCGCCGAAAAATACGTCTCTCTTGTCCCCGAAGGCCATATTGCTGAAGTTTTGCAGCGGCAGCATGATGAAACGTTACGATCGCTTAGCGATCTGACGGAAGAACAAGCGAATGTTCGCTATGCGGCAGGGAAATGGAGTCTAAAACAGGTGGTCGGACATATCGCCGATGTAGAGCGCTTATGGAACTACCGCATTCTCTACATCGCGCGTGGAGATGCCCGTGAATTCTCGGGGTACGACCGGGAGATTTTTGTCCAAAATTCTCCCTTCAGCCATCTTCCGTTACGGGAAGCCCTCAAGGATTATGCTGCTGTCCGGCAGTCTACCATTACGCTGGTTGGAAGTTTGACGGAGGAAGCGCTGCTTCGCCAGGGCACGTTCAACAATTACCCGCTCTCCGCCCGGGCAGCCGCCTATGTCATTGCCGGTCATGAGCTTCATCACCTGAATATTCTACGGGATAAATATTTAACGTAG
- a CDS encoding class I SAM-dependent methyltransferase: protein MNKQFLIRKFNKQAAIYERNTRQRRLGEWRQRLLHDVEGSVLEVAVGAGANFPFYHRDKVNVTAVDFSPEMLSCARRMASEMGIRAHFLERDIETLELPERSYDCVVSTLSLCGYEDPVKALNKINRWAKPGGRVYLLEHGMSTNRFLGAIQHLINPAARRISGCHYNRDMIQIANASELNILKTERYWNGIVHLIWAQAT from the coding sequence GTGAATAAGCAATTCCTCATTCGGAAGTTCAATAAGCAGGCAGCGATATATGAAAGGAACACCAGACAGCGCAGGCTCGGTGAATGGAGACAGCGGCTGCTTCACGATGTAGAGGGTAGCGTGCTTGAAGTAGCTGTCGGCGCCGGCGCGAACTTCCCCTTCTATCATCGTGACAAGGTGAACGTAACGGCTGTCGACTTCAGTCCCGAGATGTTAAGCTGTGCACGGCGGATGGCCTCCGAGATGGGTATCCGGGCCCATTTCCTAGAGCGGGATATCGAGACGCTGGAGCTGCCGGAACGTTCCTATGATTGTGTTGTATCCACCCTGTCGCTATGCGGCTACGAGGATCCGGTCAAAGCTCTGAATAAAATCAATCGCTGGGCCAAACCCGGCGGCCGCGTTTATTTACTGGAGCATGGCATGAGCACGAACCGGTTCCTAGGCGCTATTCAGCATCTGATCAACCCGGCAGCACGGCGGATATCCGGCTGTCATTATAACAGGGACATGATCCAGATTGCGAATGCCTCGGAACTGAACATCCTGAAGACAGAACGCTATTGGAACGGCATCGTTCATCTGATCTGGGCGCAAGCAACCTGA
- a CDS encoding NAD-dependent malic enzyme, with product MENNGLGGKSIILRLEMNTQEIKFGQVASAIFEAGGDMVAIDVIQASGHITVRDITITVTDSVDIGKITDAVKNLKGVRLVNVSDRTFLLHLGGKIETQPKIPIQNRDDLSRVYTPDVARVCAAIQEDPKKAFTLTIKRNTVAVISDGSAVLGLGNIGPYAAMPVMEGKSMLFKQFAGVDSFPICLDTQDTEEIISCIKAMAPAFGGINLEDISSPRCFEIEQRLRDELDIPVFHDDQHGTAVVLYAALINALKIVGKTIDKVRIVVCGIGAAGVACSKILLSAGVKDIIGVDREGALVAGKEYSNSMWQWYAEHTNPNKVEGSLREVIQGADVFIGLSAGGLLRREDVQAMAKDPIVFAMANPTPEIKPEEVEDIVGVIATGRSDYPNQINNVLCFPGIFRAALDCRATTINEEMKLAAAEAIASAVSDEERNPSYIIPSVFNQNVVKAIRELVVKAAIKTGVARRIPRE from the coding sequence ATGGAAAACAACGGACTCGGAGGAAAGAGCATTATCCTCAGACTAGAAATGAATACACAAGAAATCAAATTCGGTCAGGTAGCATCCGCCATATTTGAAGCCGGGGGAGACATGGTCGCTATCGACGTCATTCAGGCGAGCGGCCACATTACCGTACGCGATATTACCATTACGGTCACGGACAGCGTCGATATCGGAAAAATTACAGATGCCGTGAAAAATCTGAAAGGCGTCCGGCTCGTCAACGTTTCGGATCGTACCTTCCTGCTGCATCTCGGCGGCAAGATCGAAACCCAGCCTAAAATTCCGATCCAAAACCGCGATGATCTGTCGCGCGTCTATACGCCAGATGTTGCCCGGGTGTGCGCAGCCATTCAGGAAGACCCGAAAAAAGCCTTTACACTCACGATTAAAAGAAATACGGTGGCCGTCATCTCGGATGGAAGCGCCGTGCTCGGTTTGGGCAATATCGGCCCTTATGCGGCCATGCCGGTGATGGAAGGAAAATCGATGCTCTTCAAACAATTTGCAGGTGTAGACTCCTTCCCGATTTGCCTGGATACCCAGGATACGGAAGAGATCATTTCTTGCATCAAAGCCATGGCACCGGCTTTTGGCGGCATTAACCTGGAGGATATCTCCTCCCCGCGCTGCTTCGAGATCGAACAACGACTGCGGGATGAGCTGGATATTCCCGTATTCCACGATGACCAGCACGGCACAGCGGTCGTTCTGTATGCGGCACTGATCAATGCCCTGAAAATTGTCGGAAAAACAATCGATAAAGTCAGGATCGTTGTGTGCGGAATCGGCGCTGCGGGCGTGGCATGCAGCAAAATCCTCCTGTCGGCCGGTGTCAAGGACATCATTGGCGTAGACCGCGAGGGTGCGCTGGTTGCTGGAAAAGAGTACAGTAATAGTATGTGGCAATGGTACGCAGAGCATACGAATCCGAATAAAGTTGAAGGTTCCCTGCGCGAAGTGATCCAAGGTGCCGACGTGTTTATCGGCCTATCCGCCGGCGGCCTGCTTCGCCGCGAAGACGTACAAGCCATGGCTAAGGATCCGATCGTGTTCGCAATGGCAAACCCTACGCCGGAGATTAAACCGGAAGAAGTCGAGGATATTGTAGGCGTCATTGCAACCGGACGTTCGGATTATCCGAACCAAATTAACAACGTCCTCTGCTTCCCAGGTATTTTCCGTGCTGCCCTGGATTGCAGAGCAACCACGATCAATGAGGAGATGAAACTGGCTGCAGCCGAAGCCATCGCGTCCGCCGTATCGGATGAGGAACGCAACCCGTCGTATATTATTCCAAGCGTATTTAACCAGAACGTCGTGAAAGCCATTCGCGAGCTTGTCGTGAAAGCGGCGATCAAAACCGGCGTCGCCCGGAGAATCCCGCGTGAATAA
- a CDS encoding lytic polysaccharide monooxygenase, producing MTLSLPNKTWLKNLIIAGSTMLLMTLFMVLFADKASAHGYVDSPGSRAILCKQGQNTDCGAVVYEPQSLEAPKGWPNAGPADGKIASAGGVFPKLDEQSATRWSKVSISPGTTTFQWHLTANHATASWKYYITKDGWNQNAPLSRASFDLTPFCSINYGGVKPPTNYASTCNVPAKSGYHVILAVWEVADTANAFYNVIDVDFGGGGTPNPGVPAPTGLTSPAQTNNSVSLAWAASTGASSYEIYRDGSLVGTSTTTSYTNTGLAEGTSYTYTVVAVSSTGSKSSASAPLTVSTSGSAATYPAWSATAVYLGGSKVSHNGVNYEARWWTQGETPGSAEVWKVIP from the coding sequence ATGACTTTAAGTTTGCCGAACAAAACTTGGCTCAAGAATCTGATCATTGCCGGTTCCACGATGTTGTTGATGACCTTGTTCATGGTATTATTTGCTGATAAAGCTTCTGCCCACGGATATGTCGATTCCCCAGGCAGCCGCGCCATTCTGTGTAAGCAGGGGCAAAATACCGATTGCGGCGCAGTCGTGTATGAGCCTCAAAGCTTGGAAGCTCCTAAAGGCTGGCCGAACGCAGGCCCTGCCGATGGCAAAATCGCCAGTGCAGGCGGCGTGTTCCCTAAACTTGACGAGCAATCCGCAACTCGCTGGAGCAAAGTAAGCATTTCCCCGGGAACCACAACGTTCCAATGGCATTTGACAGCCAACCATGCGACGGCAAGCTGGAAATACTACATTACAAAAGACGGCTGGAATCAAAATGCTCCTTTGAGCAGAGCTTCGTTTGATCTGACGCCTTTCTGCTCCATTAACTACGGCGGTGTAAAACCTCCGACAAACTATGCATCCACTTGTAACGTTCCTGCAAAGTCCGGTTACCATGTCATTCTGGCGGTATGGGAAGTAGCTGACACAGCTAACGCTTTCTATAACGTTATCGATGTGGACTTTGGCGGTGGTGGAACGCCGAACCCAGGCGTACCGGCACCGACAGGACTTACTTCCCCAGCCCAAACCAACAACAGTGTTTCCTTGGCATGGGCAGCTTCCACAGGTGCTTCCAGTTACGAAATCTACCGTGACGGATCCCTTGTAGGTACTTCCACAACAACCTCCTATACCAATACGGGGTTAGCCGAAGGAACGTCCTATACGTATACTGTGGTCGCCGTGAGCAGTACGGGCAGCAAATCATCCGCATCCGCTCCGCTTACCGTATCAACATCCGGAAGCGCAGCGACCTATCCGGCATGGAGCGCAACAGCCGTTTATTTAGGTGGCAGCAAAGTCAGCCACAACGGCGTGAACTATGAAGCAAGATGGTGGACTCAAGGCGAAACTCCTGGATCTGCCGAAGTTTGGAAGGTCATTCCTTAA